From the genome of Eucalyptus grandis isolate ANBG69807.140 chromosome 2, ASM1654582v1, whole genome shotgun sequence, one region includes:
- the LOC104430955 gene encoding GDSL esterase/lipase At3g48460-like, which produces MSPPRVVLTALAVVTLATLLFSSPASAAAARRRPRPFKKIFAFGDSFTDTGNTRSDTGPSGYGHVSSPPYGVTFFHRPTNRYSDGRLVIDFVAQSLSLPFLPPYRSLASSPSAAAHGVNFAVAGSTAIDHEFFVKNNLNLDTTPQSLLTQLLWFSKYLESHEGCRGKACRGALRDALVWVGEIGVNDYAYTLGSNVSGDTIQKLAIGTTTAFLEALLRRGARYMVVQGLPLSGCLPLALFLDPLGEKDDLGCVKSANDQTRAHNAALLATISNLRKQFPDAVIVYADYWYAHHTVMKSAAKHGFKESFRACCGTGEPYHFTPFATCGTAFADVCPRPSEYINWDGVHLTEATYRVIADMFLNGRYTHPPFRYMLSKKLRSG; this is translated from the exons ATGTCGCCGCCGCGTGTAGTTCTCACTGCTCTCGCCGTCGTTACCCTGGCCaccctcctcttctcctcccccgcctccgccgccgctgctcgccGGCGGCCCCGCCCCTTCAAGAAGATCTTCGCCTTCGGGGACTCCTTCACCGACACCGGCAACACCCGCTCCGACACCGGCCCCAGCGGCTACGGCCACGTCTCCAGCCCCCCCTACGGCGTCACCTTCTTCCACCGCCCCACCAACCGCTACTCCGACGGCCGCCTCGTCATCGACTTCGTGGCCCAgtccctctccctccctttccTTCCCCCCTACCGCAGCCTCGCCTCCtccccctccgccgccgcccacgGCGTCAACTTCGCCGTCGCGGGCTCCACGGCCATCGACCACGAGTTCTTCGTGAAGAACAACCTGAACCTGGACACGACGCCGCAGTCGCTCCTGACGCAGCTCCTCTGGTTCAGCAAGTACCTGGAGAGCCACGAGGGGTGCAGGGGAAAGGCGTGCCGGGGCGCGCTGCGGGACGCGCTGGTGTGGGTGGGGGAGATCGGCGTCAACGACTACGCCTACACCCTCGGGTCCAACGTCTCCGGCGACACCATCCAGAAGCTCGCCATCGGCACCACCACCGCTTTTCTCGAA GCGCTTCTGAGGCGGGGGGCGAGGTACATGGTGGTCCAAGGCCTACCGCTGTCGGGTTGCTTGCCGCTGGCCTTGTTTTTGGACCCCCTGGGCGAGAAAGACGACTTAGGCTGCGTGAAGAGCGCGAACGACCAAACCCGTGCGCATAATGCCGCGCTCCTGGCCACGATTTCCAACCTTAGGAAGCAGTTCCCTGATGCGGTGATCGTCTACGCCGATTACTGGTACGCACACCACACTGTCATGAAGTCCGCGGCCAAGCACGGCTTCAAGGAGTCCTTCAGGGCATGCTGCGGTACCGGGGAGCCCTATCACTTCACTCCGTTCGCGACGTGCGGCACGGCGTTCGCCGACGTGTGCCCTCGTCCCTCGGAGTACATCAACTGGGACGGAGTCCATCTCACGGAAGCCACGTACCGGGTGATCGCCGACATGTTTCTGAATGGGAGGTATACTCACCCTCCCTTCAGATACATGCTCAGCAAGAAACTGCGCAGCGGATGA